One Brassica napus cultivar Da-Ae chromosome A1, Da-Ae, whole genome shotgun sequence genomic region harbors:
- the LOC106447528 gene encoding chaperone protein ClpC2, chloroplastic, with translation MARLLANFTARPLLGPGRHVQSDDYRKPRRCVKMMYTSQTPVLSIQSFSGLRSANAVDLIARPAHGFFSKVNLQISSRKGKASRCVTKAMFERFTEKAIKVIMLSQEEARRLGHNFVGTEQILLGLIGEGTGIAAKVLKSMGINLKDSRVEVEKIIGRGSGFVAVEIPFTPRAKRVLELSLEEARQLGHNYIGSEHLLLGLLREGEGVAARVLENLGVDASNIRTQVIRMVGENNEVTASVGGGSSGNSKMPTLEEYGTNLTKLAEEGKLDPVVGRQPQIERVVQILARRTKNNPCLIGEPGVGKTAIAEGLAQRIASGDVPETIEGKTVITLDMGLLVAGTKYRGEFEERLKKLMEEIRQSDDIILFIDEVHTLIGAGAAEGAIDAANILKPALARGELQCIGATTLDEYRKHIEKDPALERRFQPVKVPEPTVDEAIQILHGLRERYEIHHKLRYTDEALVAAAQLSHQYISDRFLPDKAIDLIDEAGSRVRLRHAQVPEEARELEKQLRQITKEKNEAVRSQDFEKAGSHRDREIELRAEIAAVLAKGKEVSKAETEAGEEGGPTVTESDIQHIVSTWTGIPVEKVSSDESSRLLKMEQTLHTRVIGQDEAVKAISRAIRRARVGLKNPNRPIASFIFSGPTGVGKSELAKALAAYYFGSEEAMIRLDMSEFMERHTVSKLIGSPPGYVGYTEGGQLTEAVRRRPYTLVLFDEIEKAHPDVFNMMLQILEDGRLTDSKGRTVDFKNTLLIMTSNVGSSVIEKGGRRIGFDLDYDEKDSSYNRIKSLVTEELKQYFRPEFLNRLDEMIVFRQLTKLEVKEIADIMLKEVVVRLKDKEIELQVTERFKERVVDEGFDPSYGARPLRRAIMRLLEDSMAEKMLSREIKDGDSVIVDVDAEGSVVVLNGKSGGGGSFAEEAMEDPILVL, from the exons ATGGCTAGGCTCTTGGCTAATTTCACAGCCCGTCCTTTACTTGGTCCCGGAAGACATGTTCAGTCCGACGACTATAGAAAACCAAGACGATGTGTGAAGATGATGTACACTTCACAAACGCCGGTTTTGAGCATCCAGAGCTTCTCAGGGTTAAGGTCTGCCAATGCAGTGGATCTAATAGCAAGGCCTGCTCATGGTTTCTTTAGTAAAGTTAACCTTCAAATCTCTTCCCGCAAAGGAAAAGCGAGCCGATGTGTGACAAAAGCCATGTTTGAGCGGTTCACCGAGAAAGCTATCAAGGTCATAATGCTGTCTCAAGAGGAAGCTCGGAGACTTGGACATAACTTTGTTGGCACTGAGCAGATACTGTTGGGTCTCATTGGGGAAGGGACTGGAATCGCTGCAAAGGTTCTTAAATCCATGGGGATCAATCTTAAAGATTCTCGCGTGGAGGTGGAGAAGATCATTGGGAGAGGCAGTGGATTCGTGGCTGTGGAGATCCCATTCACTCCTCGTGCAAAGCGTGTCCTGGAGTTGTCTCTAGAGGAAGCTCGACAACTCG GGCATAACTACATTGGGTCAGAGCATCTTCTGCTTGGTCTTCTTCGTGAAGGGGAAGGTGTTGCAGCTCGTGTCCTGGAGAATTTGGGTGTAGATGCTAGTAACATCCGGACGCAG GTTATACGTATGGTCGGAGAAAACAATGAAGTGACCGCAAGCGTTGGTGGAGGATCCAGCGGAAACAGCAAGATGCCAACGCTAGAAGAGTATGGGACTAACTTAACTAAACTAGCAGAGGAG GGAAAACTAGATCCGGTTGTGGGAAGGCAGCCACAGATTGAACGAGTGGTCCAGATCTTGGCTCGGAGAACCAAGAACAACCCCTGTCTAATTGGAGAACCTGGAGTTGGTAAGACAGCAATAGCTGAAGGACTAGCACAGAGAATAGCCAGTGGTGATGTTCCTGAAACAATTGAGGGGAAGACG GTTATAACCCTTGATATGGGTCTTCTAGTGGCTGGAACAAAGTACCGTGGAGAATTCGAGGAAAGATTGAAGAAGCTTATGGAGGAGATCAGGCAAAGTGATGACATCATTCTGTTTATCGATGAAGTGCACACTCTGATCGGCGCAGGAGCCGCTGAAGGTGCCATTGATGCTGCCAACATCTTAAAGCCAGCTCTTGCCAGAGGTGAATTGCAG TGTATTGGTGCAACAACGTTGGATGAGTACAGAAAGCATATTGAGAAAGATCCTGCATTAGAGAGAAGGTTCCAGCCTGTGAAGGTACCTGAACCAACTGTAGATGAAGCTATACAGATCTTGCACGGTCTGCGTGAGCGTTATGAGATCCACCACAAGCTCCGGTACACTGATGAAGCCTTGGTTGCTGCTGCGCAGTTGTCTCATCAGTACATCAG TGATCGGTTTCTTCCGGACAAAGCGATTGACTTGATTGATGAAGCTGGGTCTCGAGTTCGACTACGCCATGCTCAG GTACCTGAGGAAGCTAGGGAGCTTGAAAAGCAACTCAGACAGATCACAAAGGAGAAGAATGAAGCTGTAAGAAGCCAAGACTTTGAGAAG GCTGGTTCTCACCGTGACCGGGAAATAGAGCTTAGGGCCGAGATAGCTGCAGTTTTAGCCAAAGGCAAAGAAGTGAGCAAAGCTGAGACTGAAGCTGGCGAAGAAGGAGGACCAACTGTCACTGAATCCGACATCCAACACATTGTCTCCACCTGGACAGGAATCCCTGTAGAGAAAGTCTCGTCCGATGAATCTAGCCGTCTTCTCAAGATGGAGCAGACCCTTCACACAAGAGTCATTGGCCAAGACGAAGCAGTCAAAGCTATAAGCCGAGCCATCAGACGTGCGCGTGTTGGACTCAAGAACCCGAACCGCCCAATAGCAAGTTTCATCTTCTCTGGTCCAACCGGTGTGGGGAAATCAGAGCTTGCCAAAGCCTTGGCTGCTTACTACTTCGGTTCAGAGGAAGCAATGATCCGTCTCGACATGAGTGAGTTCATGGAACGACACACCGTCTCAAAACTCATCGGTTCACCTCCTGGCTACGTAGGGTACACGGAAGGAGGTCAGTTAACTGAGGCAGTTCGACGCAGGCCTTACACGCTTGTCCTCTTCGACGAAATAGAGAAAGCCCATCCTGATGTTTTCAACATGATGCTTCAGATCCTAGAAGACGGGAGACTCACTGACAGCAAAGGAAGAACCGTTGATTTCAAGAACACGCTTCTGATCATGACATCGAACGTAGGAAGCAGCGTGATTGAAAAGGGCGGTAGAAGAATCGGGTTTGATCTGGACTACGACGAGAAAGACAGCAGCTACAACAGGATCAAGAGCTTGGTCACTGAGGAACTGAAACAGTATTTCAGACCGGAGTTCTTGAACAGGTTAGATGAGATGATTGTTTTCAGGCAGCTGACGAAGCTGGAAGTGAAGGAGATTGCTGATATAATGCTTAAAGAAGTGGTGGTGAGGCTTAAGGACAAAGAGATTGAGCTTCAAGTGACCGAGAGGTTTAAGGAGAGAGTTGTAGATGAAGGGTTTGACCCGAGCTACGGTGCGAGGCCGCTGAGAAGAGCGATAATGAGGCTGTTGGAAGATAGCATGGCGGAGAAGATGCTTTCAAGGGAGATTAAAGATGGAGATTCAGTGATTGTTGATGTTGATGCTGAAGGAAGTGTGGTTGTGTTGAATGGTAAGAGTGGAGGTGGTGGTAGTTTTGCTGAAGAAGCCATGGAAGATCCTATTCTTGTCTTGTAG
- the LOC106447520 gene encoding F-box/LRR-repeat protein At3g48880, translated as MEEGYESRRGSRWEELDTDILVRIFQKFSIFELTSGLAHVCSGWRAACCDPILWKTLDLSHMRSSFIKIPLEPYVYVERRSDEALTRILKLSMNLSGGNTRALVFHFNLFLSDDQLTYTAERCPGLRRIVLPAWNRIKKTGICKAIRIWKDLESLTMPSIANPPYLLTEIAKNCKNFKELKIMGPFEIFFANTLITYLPNLKTLSLRCSAIKREALIKILDGLPHLEVLNISHSYLVEYSVWQPQQKVIVRELDKTILEKASRLKRFLTCMEHETCVMCQRTENDEGIVRWYKYEEGEWKVDEVSSLHL; from the exons ATGGAAGAAGGGTATGAGAGTCGTCGAGGGAGTAGATGGGAAGAGCTGGACACTGACATCTTAGTCCGCATCTTCCAGAAGTTTAGCATCTTTGAGTTGACTTCGGGTTTAGCTCATGTCTGTAGTGGTTGGAGAGCTGCTTGTTGCGATCCCATCCTCTGGAAGACTCTTGATCTCTCCCACATGAGATCTAGCTTCATCAAGATCCCTTTAGAGCCTTACGTCTACGTGGAGCGTCGCTCCGATGAGGCCCTCACCCGCATCCTGAAACTCTCCATGAATCTCAGTGGAGGCAACACCAGGGCCTTGGTTTTCCATTTCAACTTGTTCTTGAGTGATGATCAGCTTACTTACACTGCAGAGAG GTGTCCAGGGTTGAGACGGATCGTCCTTCCGGCTTGGAACAGGATAAAGAAGACTGGGATATGCAAAGCCATAAGGATCTGGAAAGATCTCGAGTCACTAACTATGCCTAGCATCGCAAACCCGCCTTACCTCTTAACAGAGATCGCCAAGAACTGCAAGAACTTCAAGGAGCTCAAGATCATGGGACCCTTCGAGATCTTCTTTGCCAACACGCTCATCACTTACCTCCCTAACCTCAAAACACTCAGCCTTAGATGCTCTGCCATCAAGCGAGAAGCGCTCATAAAGATCCTCGACGGGTTACCTCATCTTGAAGTGCTCAACATATCGCACTCTTACCTGGTGGAGTACAGCGTGTGGCAACCGCAGCAGAAAGTGATTGTTAGAGAGCTGGATAAGACGATACTTGAGAAAGCTTCGAGGCTGAAGAGGTTCTTGACTTGTATGGAGCATGAGACTTGTGTCATGTGTCAGAGGACTGAGAATGATGAAGGGATTGTGAGATGGTACAAGTATGAAGAAGGAGAGTGGAAAGTTGATGAAGTGAGCTCTCTTCATCTTTGA
- the LOC106376634 gene encoding uncharacterized protein LOC106376634, translating into MGRIPKHAFISWLVAWNRLATRDRLRAWGLEVPPNCLLCSGCEESRQHLFFDCVYSYEIWMYFCSRIQVNPPTGFEDCLRWLKTSSTDPNILLIIKLVFQAVVYMIWKERNSRLHSSVSRPPQAIIQEVKQTIRLKLDPLSRNMRITSSSSLTYLGTWLSIF; encoded by the exons ATGG GAAGAATACCCAAGCATGCGTTTATCTCTTGGTTGGTGGCCTGGAACAGATTGGCAACTCGAGACAGGCTTAGAGCTTGGGGTCTTGAAGTACCTCCAAACTGTCTCCTTTGTTCCGGTTGTGAAGAGTCTAGACAGCACCTGTTCTTTGATTGTGTATACAGTTATGAGATATGGATGTACTTCTGCTCACGCATCCAAGTTAATCCTCCCACAGGGTTTGAAGATTGTCTCAGGTGGCTAAAGACTTCTTCAACAGATCCTAACATCCTCTTGATCATAAAACTCGTCTTCCAAGCGGTTGTGTACATGATTTGGAAGGAAAGAAATAGTCGCCTCCACTCCAGCGTGAGTAGACCCCCTCAAGCCATCATTCAAGAGGTTAAACAAACCATCAGACTGAAACTTGATCCCCTATCTAGGAACATGAGAATCACAAGCAGCTCCTCTCTCACTTATTTGGGTACTTGGTTAAGTATCTTTTAA